A region of Diospyros lotus cultivar Yz01 chromosome 3, ASM1463336v1, whole genome shotgun sequence DNA encodes the following proteins:
- the LOC127796325 gene encoding auxin-responsive protein SAUR72-like yields MEVGINGKTKKGLIIKTWERCRSIGRHSGKSASSRLIRRALMLKSRSWSGFRPSEDGEKRARRRQVVPEGCFSVYVGPQKQRFVIKTEYANHPLFKMLLEEAELEYGYNSSGPLALPCNVDVFYKVLLEMDSDTSARQGCSFAKGHSSYRLLPPSPLADLNNF; encoded by the coding sequence ATGGAAGTGGGCATCAACGGTAAGACAAAGAAAGGGCTGATCATCAAGACATGGGAGCGATGCAGATCCATTGGACGCCACAGCGGCAAGAGTGCTTCGTCAAGACTCATCCGACGAGCTCTGATGCTGAAAAGCCGATCGTGGTCCGGCTTCCGTCCCTCGGAAGACGGCGAAAAGCGAGCCAGGAGGCGGCAAGTGGTGCCGGAAGGTTGCTTCTCGGTGTACGTTGGACCCCAGAAGCAAAGATTCGTGATAAAGACGGAGTACGCCAACCATCCTCTCTTCAAGATGCTGCTCGAAGAAGCTGAGTTAGAATATGGGTACAATAGTTCAGGCCCTCTTGCATTGCCATGCAACGTGGATGTTTTCTATAAGGTCTTACTGGAAATGGACTCGGACACATCGGCTCGTCAAGGATGTAGCTTTGCTAAGGGCCACAGCTCCTATCGTCTTCTCCCTCCGTCTCCTTTGGCTGATCTGAATAATTTCTAA